From the genome of Aeromonas hydrophila subsp. hydrophila ATCC 7966:
CCCATCATGCAGCCGATGGTGACCCCGATGGCATAGCTGGCCACCAGCGCGATGAAGGCAAAGCCGATGGCGATGCGAAAGCCGTAGACCAGCCGTGCCAGCACATCGCGGCCGCTGGTGTCGGTGCCGAGCAGGTGACGCTCGGCCAGGCTGGGCGCATAGGGTGGGTAAGCATCCTGCTTGAAATCCTGCTCATAGGGGTTCCAGGGTACCGGTGGCAACACCACCCAATCCCCCTTGCCATCGGCGGCGAATTTGTCTTTTAGCTGGCGATAGTTGGTCTCGTACTCGTAATCGAGCCCGAACTGCTGACCCGGGATCACGTCGCCATAGGTGGGAAAATAGAGCTCCCCCTGATAGCTCACCATCAGCGCCCGGCTGTTGACCAAGAGCTCCGCCAGCAGGGAGAGCAGCACCAGGGTGGTGAAGATGATGAAGGAGTAGTAACCGCGCTTGATCGATTTGAAACGCTTGAGTTTTTTTAAGGTGACAGGGTTCATGTTCACTCTCCGAACCGTACGCGGGGATCGACCAGGGCCACGCAGATGTCGGAGACGATATTGCCCACCAGCATCAGCATGGAGGTGATGGCCAGAATGCCCATCACGGTGGGGTAATCCCGCTCGACGATGGCCTCGTAACCGAGCAGACCGATGCCGTCGATGTTGAAGATGGTCTCGATGAGAAAGGAGCCGCCGAAGAAGACGGTGAGCACCGACCCCAGGTGACTGGCGATGGGGATCAGGCTGTTGCGCATGGCATGATCGGTCACCGCCTTGCGAAACGGCAGCCCCTTGGCCACGGCGGTGCGCACGTAATCGGCCGACAGGTTCTCCATCAGGCTGTTCTTCATGGTCATGGTGAGGATGGCGAAATCACCGATGGCGTAGGCGATGAGCGGCAGCAGGGCATGGGCGAACACGGTGCGGATCTGATCCCAGCTGCTCTCCATGCCGTCGAACTCGTCCCCCGGGAAGCCCCCCATGGGCAGCCACTCCAGATGGAACGCGAACACTGTGATGAGGAAGATCCCCACCACGTAGGCGGGCAGCGCATAGGCCATGTAGATGAGCATGGAGCTGAGCGAATCGAAGCGGCTGTTGTGCCTGAGCGCCTTGGCCACCCCGAGCGGAATGGAAACAGCATAACTGAGCAGAAAGGTCGCCAGCCCGAAGAAGGCGGTCACCGGCAACCTGTCCTTGATGAGGCCCCAAACCGGCTCGTAATAGCGGGTCGATTCGCCAAGATCCAGCACCGCCAGCTTCTGCAGCCACTCCCAATAGGCGACCAGCATGGGCTTGTCGAGCCCGTAAAAGGCCTTGAGCTCCTCGATCTGCTCGTCGGAGAGCGCCTGCGCCCCCTTGCTGCCGCTGGATCGGCCCGATTCGTTCTGAGAAACCTGGGCTTGCAGCAGCATGCGTTCGACCGGGCCGCCCGGTACGAAACGGGTGATGGTGAAGACGAGCAGGGTGATACCGAGAAACGTCGGGATGATCAAAAGCATCCGACGTAAGAAATACGACAGCATGGTGGAACCTCGTCCTTGTTGTTCTTTTATGGCCAGTCACATCCGGTGACGGGCCTGTCCTTCCTGGCATTACTCACTGGATAGCCGGTTATTGACAGACTATCCGCTCGGTCACTGTAAAAGCTCTGCAACAAAAATCAAGTAGAACGAAGGGCATGACATGCCCCTTTGGCAAACCGTGGAATTTACTGTGAGTTTTTTATGAAAAAGCCAACTTCAAGATAAAAAACTGCGACATGAACAATTTAAATAACGTTTAAATTTTCAATCAAACCTACAAAAACAGCATCACCAAAACATCTTTCACATATAAAACAACAAGATATGATAAATCAGAATTAAATCACCCTTCTCTATATGGGCAAGCTGAAATCCGGCTCGACAATGCAATCTGAACCTCAGCCGAACACGCTACCAAAACAGAAAATAATGCTAAAAAAGTCTTGGTTAACAATATAAAAACTAGCGGGACATCCCCCTTATCGATAAGTTCAAAATTAATCAATAAAATGGAAACCACTCATTTTAACATCGATTTCACATCGTAAAATATCATCAAATCAGAATAAACCGCTGCGAAACCGGAAGTATTAAAACATAGTCAGCTTATTGCGCCCCCCTTCCCCATCCACACCGCCTCAATTGACGTCAACCGTCAAAGCTTGATAAGCCTTACGCATCGCTCCAACGAGGGCGGTATGGAAGCAAACAAAAAAACAACCAGGAAGGATATAAGCGATGCTTAGGAAAAGCAGACTCTCTGCTGCCGTAGCGTTTGCCTTGGCGAGCGCGGCAGTAGTGGCCACCCCTGTCTTGGCCGAAGAGGGCCAAAACGTCGAAAAACTCCAGAAGATCAAGGTTACCGGCTCCCGTATCTCGCGCGTCGACGTGGAGGGCGCCACCCCGGTCGTCGCCATCAGCAAGGCCAAGATCGAGCAATCCGGTCAGCAGACCGTGGCCGACTACCTGAAGCAGGCCTCCTACAACTCCTTCGGCAGTATCTCCCCCTCTTCCGGCAGCTCAGCCCAATCCCAGGCCACCGTCAGCCTGCGCGGCCTTGGCTCCGAGCGCACCCTGGTGCTGCTCAACGGCAAGCGGGTCGCCGGCTCTCCCTCCATGGGGGGTAGCTCCATCAACCTCAACTCCATCCCCATGGCGGCGGTCGAGCGGGTGGAAGTGAACCTGGACGGCGGCTCTGCCCTGTATGGTTCCGATGCCATCGGCGGCGTCATCAACGTCATCCTGAAACAGGACTATGAAGGGCTGGAATTCCAGGGCCGTATCGGCTCTCCAACCGAAGAGGGTGGCGACGAGAAGAGCGGCTCCATCGTCAGCGGTATCACCGGGGAGAAAGGCGCCCTGATGATGGTCTACGAGCACGACGTCAAGGACGAGATCTACTACAAGGATCGCGACTACATGGCTCGTGAAGGTGCCTCTGCCCCCAGCCTGTATGGCCGCAACATCAAGGGCATCGATGCCGCCACCGGCAAGACAGTTACCCGTACCCTGGAAGGCATCGACTGTGCCAATACCGGCCCCGGCTTCGTGCCGGTCGGTAGCGCCTGTCGCTTCGACTTTGCCCAGGTCGCCGCCAAGACCGCTTCCCGCACCCGGGACACCGTCTACGTCAACGGCCGCTATCACATCAATGACAGCGTCGACTTCGTTCCCCAGCTGATCGGCTCGCGGGTCACCAGCTTTGGCCGCTTCGCTCCGGCCGCCGGCCCCTTCTCCATCGACGGCACCACTCCGGGCGGCGCCCAGCTGCTGGCCGACAACGGCTTCATCGGTGAGAAGGCCACCGTCTACTACCGCTTCAGCAACGTCGGGCCCCGTGACAATGACGTCACCGACCTGACCGGCAGCATGAACCTGGGCTTCGAAGGCACGCTGCCGACCGAAGCGGTGGGTGATGTGGAGTGGAATGCGGGTTACATGTATTCCAAGACCGACAACAAGAGCCGCGGCACAGGCTATGTGCTGAACCCGGCGGTCCAGCAGGAGGTCGACAGCGGCAACTTCAAGAACGGCGAGTTCTCCAGTGACGCCACCAACAGCCTCTCCTACGACACCAGCCGCACCTCCAAGATGGACTTCTTCCAGTGGTACGGTGGTCTGGGCTGGAGCATGGGTGAACTGCCTGCCGGCCCCATCGGCTGGTACCTGGGGGCCGAGTACAACGACTGGGTCTACTCCGACACCTATGACAGCCAGTCTGCTGCCGGCAACGTCATCGGTTCTTCCGGCAACTCCGGCGGTGGCGTGCGCGATGTCTTCGCCGCCTACATCGAGAGCCTGATCCCCATCACCGAGCAGATCGAGCTGAACCTGGCCGGTCGTTTCGACAAGTACAGCGACTTTGGCAGCGCCTTCTCGCCCAAGGCGAGCCTGCGTTACCAGCCGCTGGACAACCTGTTGCTGCGCACCTCCTGGTCACAGTCCTTCCGCGCCCCGGGCCTGGAAGATCTGTATGCAGCCGATGCCGACTCCGCCGACTTCGCCAAGGACTATGTCTCCTGCCAGGCCAACGGTGTCGCCAACTGTCCGGAAGAGCAGTACACCACGGTGCGTCAATCCAACAAGAACCTGAAGGAAGAGACGGCTGACACCTTCGGCATCGGCGCGGCCTACAGCCCGATCGACGATCTCAACCTCTCGCTGGACTACTACTACATCAAGATTGATGACGTGATCCAGCTGGCCACCACCCAGACCCAGTTCTATCAGGAGCTCAACACCGGCAGCAACCCGAACGTCATTCGCGATGCCAACGGCGATGTGGAACAGGTTTACGCCGGCATGGTCAACCTGGGCCAGCTCAAGACCAGTGGTCTGGACTTCAAGGCTGACTACAAGTACGACTTCGACGTCGTGACCGTGCGTTATGACTTCGGCAGCACCTACATTCTGAAATACGAAGAGGGTCTGTTTGCCGGCGGTCCCATGGTCGACAAGAAAGGCTGGAACGCCAAGCCTGAACTGCGCTTCAACTCCGGCGTCGGGGTCAATGTACCGCAGTGGTGGAACATGGATGCCTACCTGAGTGCCAACTACATCGACTCCCAGAGCCAGGACTACGTGGACGGTCAGACAGAGGGCCATATCGCCTCCCAGACCACCTGGAACCTGAACGTCGGTGTGGATACCCCCTGGAACGGCAAGCTGCAAGCCGGTGTGAAGAACATGTTCAACGTAGGCCCCTCGCTCTCCAGCGACGGCTTCACCTACGACGAAGATCTCTACAGCATCGACGGGCGCATCGTCTACCTCGACTACACCCAGAAGTTCTAATCAACTCCCGTTGAGATATAAACCCAAGCCGGCCCGGTCGGGCCGGCTTTGCCCAACGTCCAAGGAAGTTACGGAGATAGGGTAATCCTATGAAAACAAGGACAATTACAATGAAGAAAGCGCTCCTCGGCAGCCTGGTTTCCGCTGCCTTGCTGACCAGCTTCAATCTGAGTGCCGCCTCTGCCAGCCAGGCAGTGGACGCTCAAGCCGCCACCGACAATGCATCCAAAGTGTCCCAGCAGAAGATCGACAGCTACGCCGACTCTGCCGAATCCGCCCTCGCCCAGTACAAGGCCGCCCTGCGTCAGGTCGACAGCCTGCGTACCTACAACGAGCAGGTGGGCAAGATGGTCGACTCCCAGAGCAGCGAACTGGCCTCGATGCAGCGCCAGATCGCCCAGATCGATCAGACCAGCACCGAAGTGGTGCCGCTGATGCTCAAGATGATCGACTCCCTCGAGCAGTTCGTGGCGCTGGATCTGCCGTTCCAGAAGGTCGAGCGGGAGGATCGCGTCGCGGCCCTGACCGACCTGATGAACCGGGCCGACGTCACCATCTCCGAGAAGTACCGCAAGATCCTGGAGGCCTACCAGATCGAGGAGGGCTTCAGCCGCACCATCGAATCCTACAAGGCCAGCCTGGCCAAGGATGGCGGCGAGAAGACCTACGAGTTCCTGCGCGTCGGCCGCATCGCCCTGCTCTACCAGTCCCCGGACGGCAATGAGACCGGCATGTGGAACAAGAAGACCCGTCAGTGGGAAGAGTTGCCCCAGGAGTATCGCAGTGCAGTGGAACAGGGCCTTCGCATCGCCAAGAAGCAGGCGCCCCCCGCCCTCATCAAGCTGCCGGTTCAAACTGCGGAGAAAGCATCATGAAAGGAATCAAACTTGCCATCGCCTCGCTGATCGCGGGCGCGACCCTGATCACCCTGCCGGTGACCGCCGCCGAGAAACCGGTGGACTTGAACGCCCTGCTCAATCAGGTCAAGGCCGCCAGCACCACCGAATCCCAGCTCAACAAGGAGCGGGAAGCCCGCTTCCTGGCCGACAAGAACGAGCAGGCCGCCCTGCTGGCCAAGGCCAAGGCAGAACTGGCCGCCGAAACAGCCAAGGGTGAGCGGCTCAAGGCCACCTTCGATGCCAACGACAAGCAGCTGACCGAGCTGACCGAGACCCTGCGCCAGCGTGCCGGCAACATGGGCGAGATGTTCGGGGTGCTGCGCCAGTTCGCCGGCGAGTTCAAGGGGATCTTCAACGCCTCTGCCCGCCGGGTCGAACATCCGGAGCAGACCGCCCTGCTGACCCGCCTGGCCGAGAGCAAAGAGCTGCCCTCCAGCGATGACCTGACCGCCTTCTGGACCACCACCCTCAGCCGCATGGTCGACGGTGGCAAGGTCAGCCAGATACCGGCCACCGTGGTCTATGGCGAAGGCAACCAGGCCGAGAAGACCGTCACCCAGATCGGCGAGTTCAACACCGTCTCCGAAGGCAAGTACCTGACCTTCGTGCCGGAGACCGGCAAGTTCGAACAGCTGCCCCGCCAGCCCGACAAGGGGGTGCTGGAGCCCATCGCCGAGTTTGAACAGGGTGGCGGTGGCGTCAAGCCGATCTTCGTCGACCCGTCCCGCGGCGTGATCCTCTCCCTGCTGGTGCAGTCGCCGACCCTGAAGGAGCGGATCGACCAGGGGGGTGAAGTGGGCTACGTCATCATGGTGCTCGGCGTGCTCGGCACCCTGCTGGCGCTGTTCTGCGGCGCTCGCCTCTCCCTCATCGGCGGATCCATGCGCAAGCAGCTGAAATCCGATCAGATCATCAAGGGCAATCCCATCGGCGAGATGCTGGGGGCCTACCAGAGCCATCGTGGCGACAACATCGAGGATCTGGAGTCCAAGCTCGACGAGATCATCCTGCGCAACGTGCCCAAGTTCGAGAAGGGCATCAGCATCATCAAGCTGATCGCCTCGGTCGCGCCGCTGCTGGGTCTGCTGGGTACCGTGGTCGGCATGATCGCCACCTTCCAGGCCATCACCCTGTTCGGTACCGGCGATCCCAAGCTGATGGCGGGCGGTATCTCCGAAGCCCTGGTCACCACCATGCAGGGTCTGGTGGTCGCCGTGCCCATGTTGTTCCTCTACACCATCGTACAGACCCAGAGCCGTCGTCTGATCCAGGTGCTGGAAGAGCAGAGCGCCGGTTTCGTCGCCCGCTACCAGGAACGTCTGCACGCCTCCAAAGCCGCAGCGTAAGGAGTCACCCATGTGGTTCTGGTTGATTGAAGAAGTCGAGTCGGTCCGCCGGTTTCTGGGATTGGGGGGCGACGTACTGGTCGCCCTGTTCTTCCTGACCCTGATGATGTGGGCCCTGCTGCTGGAGCGCTGGATCTACTTCATGGCGGTCTACCCCAAGCAGGTGAAGCAGACCAAGGCCGCCTGGCTGGCCCGCAGCGATCACCTCTCCTGGTCCGCCAAGCAGATCCGGCGCGAGCTGGTCTCCCGGGTGGCCATGGCGGTGGACAAGGGGATGCCGGTCATCAAGGTGCTGATCGCCCTCTGCCCGCTGATGGGGCTGCTCGGGACCGTGGTCGGCATGGTGCAGGTGTTCGACACCCTGGCCATCACCGGCACCGGCTCACCGCGGGCGATGGCCTCGGGGATCTCCAAGGCGACGGTACCGACCATGGCGGGCATGATTGCCGCCCTTTCCGGCCTGTTTTTTGTCAACCAGCTCGATCACAAGGCCAAGCTGGCGGTCGAGAAGCTGGAAGACAACCTGAAACACGGTTGATGCAGGATGCACTCCCCCGCCGGGCCCGGCTCTGGTGGGGGCACAGAACAAGCAAGGAGTTTTTGCCATGAGAAAACGTCACAGCGACAGCAGTGCTGATGAGGCGGCCATCGATTTGACCCCCATGCTGGACATAGTGTTCATCATGCTAATCTTCTTCATCGTCACCACCTCGTTTGTCAAGGAGTCCGGCGTGGAGATCAACCGCCCGAGCGCCAGCACGGCCGAGACGGTGAAGAAGGGGAACATCATGGTCGCGGTCCGTGAGAACGGCCAGGTCTGGGTCGACAAGCGCATCGTCGAAGTCGGCGCCGTGCGCGCCAACATCGAGCGGCTGCGGGCCGAAAACCCGGAGAGCGCCGTGGTGATCCAGGCCGATACCGAATCCCGTTCAGGTCTGGTGGTCCAGGTCATGGATCAGATCCGCATGGCCGGTGTCCAGAACATCTCCATCGCGGCGAGCAAGAGCAGCTGATGCCGGAGCGAGC
Proteins encoded in this window:
- a CDS encoding ABC transporter permease subunit; the protein is MLSYFLRRMLLIIPTFLGITLLVFTITRFVPGGPVERMLLQAQVSQNESGRSSGSKGAQALSDEQIEELKAFYGLDKPMLVAYWEWLQKLAVLDLGESTRYYEPVWGLIKDRLPVTAFFGLATFLLSYAVSIPLGVAKALRHNSRFDSLSSMLIYMAYALPAYVVGIFLITVFAFHLEWLPMGGFPGDEFDGMESSWDQIRTVFAHALLPLIAYAIGDFAILTMTMKNSLMENLSADYVRTAVAKGLPFRKAVTDHAMRNSLIPIASHLGSVLTVFFGGSFLIETIFNIDGIGLLGYEAIVERDYPTVMGILAITSMLMLVGNIVSDICVALVDPRVRFGE
- a CDS encoding TonB-dependent receptor; the protein is MLRKSRLSAAVAFALASAAVVATPVLAEEGQNVEKLQKIKVTGSRISRVDVEGATPVVAISKAKIEQSGQQTVADYLKQASYNSFGSISPSSGSSAQSQATVSLRGLGSERTLVLLNGKRVAGSPSMGGSSINLNSIPMAAVERVEVNLDGGSALYGSDAIGGVINVILKQDYEGLEFQGRIGSPTEEGGDEKSGSIVSGITGEKGALMMVYEHDVKDEIYYKDRDYMAREGASAPSLYGRNIKGIDAATGKTVTRTLEGIDCANTGPGFVPVGSACRFDFAQVAAKTASRTRDTVYVNGRYHINDSVDFVPQLIGSRVTSFGRFAPAAGPFSIDGTTPGGAQLLADNGFIGEKATVYYRFSNVGPRDNDVTDLTGSMNLGFEGTLPTEAVGDVEWNAGYMYSKTDNKSRGTGYVLNPAVQQEVDSGNFKNGEFSSDATNSLSYDTSRTSKMDFFQWYGGLGWSMGELPAGPIGWYLGAEYNDWVYSDTYDSQSAAGNVIGSSGNSGGGVRDVFAAYIESLIPITEQIELNLAGRFDKYSDFGSAFSPKASLRYQPLDNLLLRTSWSQSFRAPGLEDLYAADADSADFAKDYVSCQANGVANCPEEQYTTVRQSNKNLKEETADTFGIGAAYSPIDDLNLSLDYYYIKIDDVIQLATTQTQFYQELNTGSNPNVIRDANGDVEQVYAGMVNLGQLKTSGLDFKADYKYDFDVVTVRYDFGSTYILKYEEGLFAGGPMVDKKGWNAKPELRFNSGVGVNVPQWWNMDAYLSANYIDSQSQDYVDGQTEGHIASQTTWNLNVGVDTPWNGKLQAGVKNMFNVGPSLSSDGFTYDEDLYSIDGRIVYLDYTQKF
- a CDS encoding DUF3450 domain-containing protein, with the protein product MKKALLGSLVSAALLTSFNLSAASASQAVDAQAATDNASKVSQQKIDSYADSAESALAQYKAALRQVDSLRTYNEQVGKMVDSQSSELASMQRQIAQIDQTSTEVVPLMLKMIDSLEQFVALDLPFQKVEREDRVAALTDLMNRADVTISEKYRKILEAYQIEEGFSRTIESYKASLAKDGGEKTYEFLRVGRIALLYQSPDGNETGMWNKKTRQWEELPQEYRSAVEQGLRIAKKQAPPALIKLPVQTAEKAS
- a CDS encoding MotA/TolQ/ExbB proton channel family protein — its product is MKGIKLAIASLIAGATLITLPVTAAEKPVDLNALLNQVKAASTTESQLNKEREARFLADKNEQAALLAKAKAELAAETAKGERLKATFDANDKQLTELTETLRQRAGNMGEMFGVLRQFAGEFKGIFNASARRVEHPEQTALLTRLAESKELPSSDDLTAFWTTTLSRMVDGGKVSQIPATVVYGEGNQAEKTVTQIGEFNTVSEGKYLTFVPETGKFEQLPRQPDKGVLEPIAEFEQGGGGVKPIFVDPSRGVILSLLVQSPTLKERIDQGGEVGYVIMVLGVLGTLLALFCGARLSLIGGSMRKQLKSDQIIKGNPIGEMLGAYQSHRGDNIEDLESKLDEIILRNVPKFEKGISIIKLIASVAPLLGLLGTVVGMIATFQAITLFGTGDPKLMAGGISEALVTTMQGLVVAVPMLFLYTIVQTQSRRLIQVLEEQSAGFVARYQERLHASKAAA
- a CDS encoding MotA/TolQ/ExbB proton channel family protein; protein product: MWFWLIEEVESVRRFLGLGGDVLVALFFLTLMMWALLLERWIYFMAVYPKQVKQTKAAWLARSDHLSWSAKQIRRELVSRVAMAVDKGMPVIKVLIALCPLMGLLGTVVGMVQVFDTLAITGTGSPRAMASGISKATVPTMAGMIAALSGLFFVNQLDHKAKLAVEKLEDNLKHG
- a CDS encoding ExbD/TolR family protein → MRKRHSDSSADEAAIDLTPMLDIVFIMLIFFIVTTSFVKESGVEINRPSASTAETVKKGNIMVAVRENGQVWVDKRIVEVGAVRANIERLRAENPESAVVIQADTESRSGLVVQVMDQIRMAGVQNISIAASKSS